From a region of the Solanum stenotomum isolate F172 chromosome 2, ASM1918654v1, whole genome shotgun sequence genome:
- the LOC125855544 gene encoding peroxidase 12-like → MASTTLYTLASSLVLILSIFVSIHFQVTKAQGTQPIVKGLSWTFYDSICPNAESIIRSRLQNVFRQDIGQAAGLLRLHFHDCFVQGCDGSVLLDGSASGPSEKDAPPNLSLRQQAFRIIEDLRRRVHRACGRVVSCADITAIAARDSVFFSGGPDYDLPLGRRDGLTFATLNETLANLPPPSFNTTLILASLATKNFTPTDVVALSGGHTIGISHCTSFTERLYPNQDPSMDKTFAKNLKITCPTTNSTNTTVLDIRSPNKFDNKYYVDLMNRQGLFTSDQDLYTDRRTRGIVTSFAINESLFFQEFVNSMIKMGQLNVLTGTQGQIRANCSVRNSNNYNLILPSSLGDQEKQGTWSEI, encoded by the exons ATGGCTTCAACTACCCTTTATACTTTGGCTTCTTCACTTGTACTAAtcctttctatttttgtttcaatCCATTTTCAAGTAACAAAAGCTCAAGGTACTCAACCAATTGTGAAAGGTCTTTCGTGGACTTTTTATGACTCCATTTGTCCCAATGCTGAATCCATCATCAGGAGCCGGCTCCAGAATGTTTTCCGGCAGGATATCGGTCAGGCCGCCGGCCTTCTTCGTCTTCACTTCCATGATTGCTTTGTTCAG GGTTGTGATGGATCAGTACTATTAGATGGTTCAGCCAGTGGACCAAGTGAGAAAGATGCACCCCCCAACTTGTCTTTAAGACAACAGGCTTTTCGAATCATCGAAGACCTTCGCCGCCGTGTCCACCGGGCCTGCGGTAGAGTCGTTTCTTGTGCTGATATTACTGCTATTGCTGCTCGTGACTCTGTTTTCTTT tCGGGTGGCCCGGACTATGATCTACCATTAGGAAGAAGAGATGGACTCACTTTTGCAACATTAAATGAAACCCTAGCCAATCTTCCACCaccttcattcaatacaacttTAATTCTAGCTTCACTTGCTACTAAAAACTTCACCCCAACAGATGTTGTTGCACTTTCTGGTGGTCACACTATTGGTATTAGTCATTGTACTTCTTTCACAGAGAGACTTTACCCTAATCAAGATCCATCCATGGATAAAACCTTTGCCAAAAACCTTAAAATAACATGTCCCACTACAAACTCCACGAACACTACTGTCCTAGACATACGATCACCTAACAAGTTCGATAACAAGTACTATGTTGATCTCATGAATCGACAAGGGCTTTTCACATCGGATCAAGATTTGTATACAGATAGAAGGACTCGAGGGATTGTTACGAGTTTTGCTATCAATGAGTCTCTTTTCTTTCAGGAATTTGTGAATTCCATGATCAAGATGGGACAATTGAATGTGTTGACTGGAACACAAGGTCAAATTAGGGCAAATTGTTCGGTCAGgaattcaaataattataatttgatacTTCCTTCTTCTCTTGGAGATCAAGAGAAACAAGGAACTTGGTCAGAAATATAG
- the LOC125856979 gene encoding light-harvesting complex-like protein OHP2, chloroplastic, producing the protein MSVASSSSFPCIKIQNPSSSSTSYNFRFSTTLTIRSSQADGPLRRPMVQPPTPVKPTPPSPPSPSSSSPPPSAPPKQVAVEGKNVITMEFQRQKAKELQEYFKQKKLEEANQGPFFGFIGKNEISNGRWAMFGFAVGMLTEYATGSDFVDQVKILLSNFGILDLE; encoded by the exons ATGTCAGTAGCATCATCTTCTTCCTTCCCCTgcatcaaaattcaaaacccatcttcttcttctacttcctATAATTTCAGATTTTCTACTACACTTACCATTAGGAGTTCTCAAGCTGATGGCCCTTTAAGAAGACCTATGGTACAACCCCCTACCCCTGTGAAACCTACCCCACCATCACCACCTTCACCTTCATCTTCTTCGCCTCCGCCTAGTGCTCCGCCTAAGCAGGTTGCAGTGGAGGGCAAAAATGTAATTACAATGGAATTCCAGAGGCAAAAGGCTAAGGAGCTTCAGGAGTATTTCAAGCAGAAGAAGCTTGAGGAAGCTAATCAAGGTCCCTTCTTTGGGTTTATTGGCAAGAATGAAATTTCTAATGGCAG ATGGGCAATGTTTGGTTTTGCTGTTGGGATGTTAACAGAATATGCAACTGGTTCTGACTTTGTGGATCAAGTTAAGATCCTTCTCTCAAATTTTGGGATACTAGACTTGGAATGA
- the LOC125855673 gene encoding probable serine/threonine-protein kinase At1g54610 translates to MGCVQAKPSMHSPPQGLEKLKLESGYVGRGEHARPRRSTGQRPHELREKNAAGRRLSDANRDTINERIKLVITNEGENKQTNENNDVDRKVTKTTTTTHEEEELIDGWPKWLVDNIPREVLSGLVPKSADSYEKIDKVGSGTYSNVYRARDRDTGMIVALKKVRFDTSEPESIKFMAREIMILQKLDHPNIIKLEGLATSRMHYSLYIVFEYMQSDLTSIISRPDMRLNEAQIKCYMQQLLSGLKHCHERGILHRDIKGSNLLIDKNGMLKIADFGLANHFNPEKKRPLTSRVVTLWYRAPELLLGATDYGIGIDLWSVGCLMAEMFAGRPILPGRTEVEQLHKIFKLCGTPTEDYWRKTKLSTTFRPPYTYRSNKKEAFRHFPASSWRLLSILLALNPANRGSAGSALQDEFFSTSPLACELSELPVVYKEDPVAALKLEKRRHKTRQRSQSQKERKKKVIDEEETKPDDVGSNEEPIKSRLSTVFRLLEPGSSSTTITTTTTTSTSSSTSKPTEKSQSPQSSPTSTESHPNSTTNIKNKPPLPNARRNRTNNNKDAMNRLSQAQRSQSSKVFRDLDHQKFHKLHDIVD, encoded by the exons ATGGGGTGTGTTCAAGCAAAGCCTTCAATGCATTCGCCGCCTCAGGGACTAGAGAAGTTGAAATTAGAGAGTGGATATGTTGGTAGAGGAGAACATGCTAGGCCAAGGAGGTCTACTGGACAGAGGCCTCATGAACTAAGGGAGAAAAATGCTGCTGGTAGGAGATTAAGTGATGCAAACAGAGATACTATCAATGAAAGGATCAAATTGGTGATCACAAATGAGGGAGAAAACAAACAAACTAATGAGAACAATGATGTTGATAGGAAAGTCACcaagacaacaacaacaacacatgAGGAGGAAGAGTTAATAGATGGTTGGCCAAAATGGTTAGTTGATAATATTCCAAGAGAAGTTTTGTCTGGTTTAGTCCCAAAAAGTGCTGATTCTTATGAAAAAATTGACAAG gtAGGTTCAGGGACTTATAGCAACGTATATAGAGCGCGAGACAGGGATACTGGGATGATTGTTGCCTTAAAGAAAGTTCGTTTTGATACCTCAGAACCAGAGAGTATAAAGTTCATGGCTAGAGAGATTATGATCTTGCAGAAATTGGACCATCCAAATATCATAAAGCTTGAAGGATTGGCTACTTCCAGAATGCATTATAGTCTTTATATAGTTTTCGAATACATGCAGTCTGATCTTACTAGCATAATATCTCGGCCTGATATGAGGCTCAATGAAGCACAG ATTAAGTGTTACATGCAGCAACTGCTCTCGGGGCTGAAGCATTGCCACGAGAGGGGTATTTTGCACCGAGATATTAAGGGATCCAATTTGTTGATTGACAAAAATGGGATGCTAAAAATTGCTGATTTTGGACTTGCAAATCACTTTAATCCTGAAAAGAAGCGTCCTCTTACAAGTCGAGTTGTCACACTTTGGTACAGAGCTCCAGAACTACTACTAGGTGCTACAGATTATGGAATAGGTATTGATCTTTGGAGTGTAGGCTGCCTCATGGCTGAAATGTTTGCAGGCAGGCCCATTCTCCCAGGTCGCACCGAG GTGGAACAGCTGCACAAGATATTCAAGCTCTGCGGTACACCTACAGAGGATTACTGGAGGAAAACGAAACTTTCGACTACCTTCAGGCCACCATATACCTACAGGTCTAACAAGAAGGAAGCTTTCAGGCACTTCCCTGCATCTTCTTGGAGGCTCTTAAGCATTCTTCTTGCGCTAAATCCTGCAAATCGCGGTTCTGCAGGTTCAGCTCTCCAAGATGAG TTCTTTAGTACGAGCCCGTTGGCATGTGAACTCTCTGAGCTGCCTGTAGTCTATAAGGAGGATCCTGTGGCAGCATTAAAGCTTGAGAAAAGAAG GCACAAGACTCGACAACGCTCTCAATCACAAAAGGAACGAAAAAAGAAAGTAATAGACGAAGAGGAAACAAAACCAGACGACGTTGGCTCTAATGAG GAGCCAATAAAGAGTAGACTTTCAACAGTCTTTAGACTACTAGAGCCAGGAAGTAGCAGTACTACTATTACTACTACAACTACTACAAGCACATCTTCAAGTACTTCAAAGCCAACTGAAAAATCTCAGAGTCCTCAGAGTTCTCCGACAAGTACTGAATCTCATCCTAATTCCACTACAAACATCAAGAATAAACCTCCGTTGCCAAATGCTAGAAGAAACCGAACTAACAACAACAAGGACGCGATGAACAGATTGAGTCAAGCCCAAAGGTCTCAATCAAGCAAAGTTTttcgagatcttgatcatcAAAAATTCCATAAGCTTCACGACATTGTTGACTAA
- the LOC125855109 gene encoding peroxidase 12-like: MVPTTLSSFLLVLLVSFFVTEAQRPALTKGLSWSFYQSSCPQLESIIRKRLQKQIKDDVGQAAGLLRLHFHDCFVQGCDGSVLLDGSAGGPSEQTAVPNLTLRKRSFKIIDDLRKRIQDECGQVVSCSDITAIAARDSVVLTGGPNYDVPLGRKDGVNFATEQATIDNLVAPFANTTTVLSLLATKGLDATDAVALSGAHTIGISHCPSFTDRLYPNQDSTMDKTFANNLKGSCPTADSNNTVNMDIRSPNVFDNKYYVDLMNRQGLFTSDQDLYTDRRTRGIVTSFAVNQSLFYEKFVIGMIKMGQMNVLTGGNGEIRNRCDRRNKDKKVDIATVVEELEETFSALF; the protein is encoded by the exons ATGGTGCCAACTACTCTATCAAGTTTTCTACTTGTTCTTCTTGTTTCTTTCTTTGTCACAGAAGCTCAGAGGCCTGCTTTAACCAAAGGTCTTTCATGGTCATTTTATCAATCTAGTTGTCCTCAACTTGAATCCATTATTAGAAAGAGGcttcaaaaacaaattaaggatGATGTTGGCCAAGCTGCTGGCTTACTTCGTCTTCATTTCCACGATTGCTTTGTTCAg gGGTGTGATGGTTCAGTGTTGCTAGATGGATCAGCAGGAGGGCCAAGTGAGCAAACTGCAGTTCCAAATTTGACCCTAAGAAAGAGGTCATTCAAGATAATTGATGATCTTAGAAAAAGGATCCAAGATGAGTGTGGTCAAGTTGTGTCTTGCTCTGATATTACTGCCATTGCTGCTAGGGACTCTGTTGTCTTG ACGGGTGGGCCCAACTACGATGTACCCTTAGGAAGAAAGGACGGAGTCAACTTTGCAACGGAGCAAGCGACGATAGACAACCTAGTCGCACCCTTTGCCAACACGACAACCGTCCTCTCTCTCCTTGCAACCAAAGGCCTCGACGCGACCGATGCGGTCGCGTTGTCCGGGGCCCACACTATCGGAATCAGCCACTGTCCTTCCTTCACCGACCGTCTCTACCCGAACCAAGATTCCACTATGGACAAGACATTTGCTAACAACCTCAAAGGTAGTTGTCCCACAGCTGACTCGAACAACACAGTCAACATGGACATTCGTAGCCCTAATGTTTTCGACAACAAGTACTACGTTGATCTCATGAATAGACAAGGACTTTTTACGTCCGATCAAGATTTGTATACGGATCGAAGAACTCGAGGGATTGTTACGAGCTTTGCGGTGAATCAATCGTTGTTTTATGAGAAATTTGTTATTGGTATGATTAAAATGGGACAAATGAACGTGTTGACTGGTGGAAATGGCGAAATTAGGAATAGGTGTGATAGGAGGAACAAGGATAAAAAGGTTGATATTGCTACTGTTGTTGAAGAATTGGAGGAAACCTTCTCTGCTTTGTTctaa